A window of the Nitrosococcus wardiae genome harbors these coding sequences:
- a CDS encoding EAL domain-containing protein, with product MRRLLRIFRGPIGFRQQLVLTFTIGILCLALLSSLAISTLSSRTVRTTLIEQGRRATETFAAQSTLALLYQSADNAKEAARATLAFPDIQGVAIYDLEYQILLSKGQKALPPGDDVQWPKQLWLEQETEKAWYFVAPVYTRQGNSEQEESPFVANPPDPELIGFVRVVMGKDTLKTLATDILHGNLLVSIVLAAVLLFVLLGITARITTPLRNLAETMRRAQLGEKQVRSEMDGPKDIMDMKSAFNTMITVLEAREQELKRARDAALESARIKGEFAANVSHELRTPLNGVLGMLELLRNMGLTPRQREYVQVACNSGETLLELIGNILDFSRIESGRFKLDPTDFYLQEVLDDVIGLLAGQAQRKDLDLGYVVAKNVPPSLRGDAIRIRQILINLMGNAVKFTERGEVSAEVQLVEKKEKKLVLQFEVKDTGIGIPIEFQKHIFEAFSQADSSTTRKYGGTGLGLAICRQLVDLMGGDIGVESKFGEGSSFWFTVPLEEAVAPQERRGLNRAEVAGLRLLIVDDSTVSRRFLEQTFSFWGMYYGSAENGRQALKMLRSAATQGRAYDLALIDENMPGMEGVDLVHRIAADSLIASVKIILMGRQRQPASDISHLPDVVNYIAKPVQQSPLYNAIVTTVKQSGKGQPEFLPAATEEPVFSDYYILVVEDNRVNQQVAVGMLEQFGCHVEVAANGQEALELVARKSYDLVLMDCHMPRMDGYEATRRIRALEAGKVQVPIIAMTANVREGDSDKCLSAGMNDYLPKPLRLNLLRDKLQHWLGLHSSSTTRVDLSGTQLESLDDEVLLDPEVFNQLRASVGDAFSKMIEAFLEDTPLYLDLLRKAIIENGTKELRDMAHSIKGSAMNFGAVRLASVAKQLEELGRSGSSKGARKLLTVLISEYSLVKEALQQEIQPESYGAMDKRPSRVLIVDDDRAMRMALRNVLEEGGYRIEEAVNGEQALAFCRRQMPDLVLMDAIMPVLDGFKACTQIRDMPGSRHTPILIITALDDEHSIEQAFSAGATDYIPKPLHFGVLRQRVARLLDASRAEKHVHQLAYHDSLTGLPNRTLFRKHLEKLLNRVRSGKGMFAILFLDLDRFKLVNDTLGHDVGDLLLKAAAERIVHCLRSGDMVARLGGDEFTVILEEISSSEVAEGVATKICGVLSKPFAFLGQEMYISTSIGISLYPHDGEDISTLTKHADTAMFRAKEQGNSYQFYEEGMETAAAKRLALEAALRRALDRNEFTVCYQPQVDLNTGKLIGMEALIRWHHPERGLVSPSEFIPLAEETGLIVSIGKWVLREACVQMQSWLRQGFGPFRMAVNVSGRELEREDLVDKIIAVLEETGLPPELLELEITESVVMKCADAAIPKFRQLREMGIKLAIDDFGTGYSSLNYLKRFPVDTLKVDRCFVRDIMNNSDDAAIIVGIIALAHSLRLKVVAEGVETHEQETFLKEHHCDSIQGFYLSQPLSANRIEQTILHRDRKEYPLSSKVYPLRAKGTV from the coding sequence GTGAGGCGATTGTTACGGATTTTTCGCGGACCAATAGGATTCCGTCAGCAGTTGGTACTCACTTTTACAATCGGAATCCTTTGCTTGGCCTTGCTTTCATCTCTCGCCATCTCAACCCTATCGAGTCGCACTGTTCGGACTACCCTGATCGAGCAAGGGCGTCGTGCTACTGAGACTTTTGCTGCCCAAAGCACGCTCGCCTTACTCTATCAGAGCGCTGATAATGCCAAGGAGGCAGCTCGTGCAACGCTAGCTTTCCCGGATATTCAAGGAGTGGCTATTTATGACTTGGAATATCAAATATTGCTTTCCAAGGGGCAAAAAGCTTTGCCACCCGGGGATGATGTACAGTGGCCGAAACAGTTGTGGCTAGAACAAGAAACAGAGAAAGCGTGGTACTTTGTGGCGCCAGTTTATACTCGTCAGGGGAATAGTGAACAGGAAGAATCACCCTTTGTCGCCAATCCCCCTGATCCGGAACTGATAGGTTTTGTCCGGGTAGTTATGGGCAAAGATACCTTAAAGACTTTAGCAACGGATATCTTACATGGCAATTTGTTGGTGTCCATCGTCCTCGCGGCAGTATTACTGTTTGTCTTGCTTGGGATTACGGCGCGGATAACCACGCCCTTAAGGAACTTAGCGGAGACCATGAGGCGGGCTCAATTAGGTGAGAAGCAAGTGCGCTCTGAGATGGACGGTCCTAAGGATATTATGGACATGAAGAGTGCCTTTAATACGATGATCACTGTTCTGGAGGCACGGGAACAGGAATTGAAAAGGGCTCGCGATGCTGCTTTGGAGTCTGCCCGCATTAAAGGAGAATTTGCGGCCAATGTCAGCCATGAACTTCGTACTCCTCTTAATGGAGTACTAGGCATGCTTGAGTTGTTGCGCAATATGGGATTGACCCCTAGGCAGCGAGAGTATGTTCAGGTGGCATGCAACTCGGGAGAGACCCTATTAGAACTTATCGGCAATATATTAGATTTCTCCCGTATCGAATCAGGAAGATTTAAGCTTGATCCGACTGATTTTTACCTCCAAGAAGTTTTGGATGATGTCATCGGCTTGCTTGCTGGCCAAGCCCAGCGAAAAGATCTGGATCTAGGTTATGTGGTGGCTAAGAATGTTCCTCCATCGCTACGGGGAGATGCGATCCGGATTCGGCAAATTCTTATCAACTTAATGGGCAATGCAGTCAAGTTCACCGAGCGAGGGGAGGTGTCAGCCGAGGTTCAGCTTGTTGAGAAAAAAGAAAAAAAACTAGTGCTACAGTTTGAAGTAAAGGACACTGGCATCGGTATTCCGATAGAGTTTCAAAAACACATTTTCGAAGCCTTCTCCCAAGCGGATAGTTCCACTACACGTAAATACGGAGGCACGGGCCTCGGTTTAGCTATCTGTCGCCAGTTAGTGGACTTAATGGGGGGAGATATTGGGGTAGAGAGCAAGTTCGGCGAAGGAAGCAGCTTTTGGTTTACTGTGCCATTGGAAGAAGCGGTGGCACCTCAAGAACGGCGGGGCCTTAATAGGGCGGAGGTGGCTGGATTGCGATTATTGATTGTGGATGACAGCACTGTGAGTCGCCGTTTTCTAGAGCAGACCTTTAGCTTTTGGGGAATGTACTATGGCAGTGCGGAGAATGGGCGGCAGGCCCTCAAGATGTTACGCAGTGCGGCAACTCAGGGTCGAGCCTATGATCTTGCCCTTATTGATGAAAATATGCCAGGCATGGAGGGCGTTGATCTGGTGCACCGGATTGCCGCAGATTCTCTCATTGCCTCTGTTAAAATCATACTGATGGGACGCCAGCGTCAGCCTGCATCTGATATCTCCCACCTACCGGATGTGGTGAATTATATTGCTAAGCCGGTGCAACAATCTCCCTTATATAATGCCATTGTGACTACGGTAAAACAAAGTGGCAAGGGACAACCCGAGTTTTTGCCTGCGGCAACGGAAGAACCGGTTTTTTCCGATTACTATATCTTGGTGGTTGAGGATAATCGGGTGAATCAGCAGGTGGCTGTTGGGATGCTAGAGCAGTTTGGCTGCCATGTGGAGGTAGCGGCTAATGGGCAAGAAGCATTGGAGCTGGTGGCCCGTAAATCTTACGATTTAGTGCTGATGGATTGCCATATGCCGCGGATGGACGGCTATGAGGCAACCCGCCGGATTCGAGCTTTGGAGGCTGGCAAAGTACAGGTTCCCATTATTGCCATGACCGCCAATGTTCGAGAGGGGGACAGTGATAAATGCCTCTCGGCGGGCATGAATGACTACTTGCCAAAACCTCTCCGGCTAAATTTATTGCGAGACAAACTACAGCATTGGTTGGGCTTACATTCTTCAAGCACAACTAGAGTAGACTTATCAGGTACTCAACTAGAAAGTCTGGATGATGAAGTCCTATTAGATCCAGAAGTATTTAATCAACTTCGCGCCAGTGTGGGTGATGCTTTTTCTAAAATGATTGAGGCCTTTCTTGAGGATACCCCTCTTTATCTGGACTTGCTGCGAAAAGCAATCATTGAAAACGGAACTAAGGAACTCAGGGATATGGCCCATAGCATTAAGGGCAGTGCTATGAATTTTGGAGCCGTCCGGCTTGCTTCGGTCGCTAAGCAATTAGAAGAGTTGGGGCGTTCCGGTTCCAGCAAAGGGGCTAGAAAGCTATTAACGGTGCTAATTTCGGAATACTCCCTGGTTAAAGAAGCCCTACAACAGGAAATTCAGCCCGAATCTTATGGCGCTATGGACAAGAGACCATCGCGGGTGCTCATTGTCGACGACGATCGGGCCATGCGTATGGCTTTGCGTAATGTTTTGGAAGAGGGAGGTTACCGGATTGAGGAGGCGGTAAACGGCGAGCAAGCGCTTGCATTTTGTAGACGGCAGATGCCGGATCTGGTTCTGATGGATGCGATCATGCCGGTATTAGATGGCTTTAAGGCCTGCACTCAAATACGAGATATGCCGGGCAGTAGGCACACGCCGATATTGATCATTACCGCTTTGGATGATGAGCATTCCATTGAGCAAGCTTTTTCCGCGGGTGCGACCGATTATATCCCCAAGCCATTGCATTTTGGTGTATTACGGCAGCGGGTGGCCCGCCTCCTCGATGCCAGCCGCGCTGAGAAACATGTTCATCAACTTGCTTATCATGATTCATTGACCGGCTTGCCAAATCGTACTCTGTTTCGGAAGCATCTTGAGAAGCTGTTGAACCGGGTTCGTTCCGGGAAAGGAATGTTTGCAATTCTGTTTCTTGATCTAGACCGTTTTAAACTCGTTAATGATACCCTCGGCCATGATGTGGGTGATTTACTGCTGAAAGCAGCCGCTGAACGCATTGTCCACTGTCTCCGCTCGGGGGATATGGTAGCCCGCTTGGGAGGTGATGAATTCACGGTGATCTTGGAAGAGATTAGTTCGTCCGAGGTTGCAGAAGGAGTGGCTACTAAGATTTGCGGCGTGCTTTCTAAGCCCTTCGCTTTCTTGGGACAGGAAATGTATATCAGTACCAGCATTGGCATTTCCCTCTATCCTCATGATGGCGAAGATATTAGTACGCTCACTAAACATGCGGATACTGCAATGTTCCGTGCTAAGGAGCAAGGCAATAGCTACCAATTTTATGAAGAGGGTATGGAGACGGCAGCCGCTAAGCGGTTAGCTTTGGAGGCGGCTCTCCGCCGGGCACTGGACCGAAATGAGTTTACTGTCTGTTATCAGCCGCAAGTGGATCTTAACACTGGAAAGCTCATCGGCATGGAAGCGCTCATACGTTGGCATCATCCAGAACGTGGCCTGGTCTCGCCATCCGAGTTTATCCCACTAGCGGAAGAGACCGGGCTTATCGTGTCCATCGGCAAATGGGTGTTGCGGGAGGCCTGTGTCCAAATGCAATCCTGGCTACGGCAAGGATTTGGACCTTTCCGTATGGCGGTGAATGTCTCGGGCCGAGAGTTGGAAAGGGAGGATCTGGTAGATAAGATTATAGCGGTACTGGAGGAAACAGGTTTGCCCCCAGAGCTGCTAGAGCTTGAGATCACTGAAAGCGTGGTTATGAAATGTGCCGATGCAGCAATACCTAAGTTCCGTCAGTTGAGAGAAATGGGGATTAAGCTGGCGATTGATGACTTCGGTACGGGTTATTCCTCATTAAATTATTTGAAACGTTTTCCCGTCGATACATTAAAAGTTGACCGCTGTTTTGTCCGCGACATCATGAATAATTCGGATGATGCTGCAATCATTGTCGGCATTATTGCGTTAGCCCATAGTCTGCGTTTGAAAGTGGTTGCCGAAGGGGTGGAAACCCATGAGCAGGAAACCTTCCTTAAAGAACACCACTGTGATTCGATTCAAGGCTTTTACCTGAGTCAGCCTTTATCAGCAAACAGGATTGAGCAAACAATTTTGCACCGGGATAGGAAAGAATATCCTCTTTCGTCAAAGGTGTATCCCCTCCGGGCAAAAGGGACAGTTTAG
- a CDS encoding citrate/2-methylcitrate synthase, whose protein sequence is MQGPKYLFENEDHWVTNIGAWFPGERVIFRGKDLFHELKDLPWMGLLLYGITGKIPSDKQLRLFEGIWTLCTSYPDPRLWNNRVAALAGTVRSTAALAIGAANAVSEASIYGRRPDIRAIDFLLRTKCQLDKGADIEELVSKELKKYKFIPGYGRPITRKDERIEPLMALAGELGFNQGPHLKLAFAIEEILLKGRWRLYMNIAAVTAALAADQGLSRHEYYHYAVLSFSAGMFPCYLDALKKPEGAFFPLRCDRIKYEGKPRCAW, encoded by the coding sequence ATGCAAGGCCCTAAATATCTTTTCGAAAATGAAGACCATTGGGTAACGAACATAGGAGCCTGGTTTCCAGGGGAGCGGGTTATTTTCCGCGGCAAAGATTTATTTCACGAGCTTAAAGATCTCCCCTGGATGGGTTTACTTCTTTATGGCATTACGGGGAAGATTCCTAGTGATAAACAGCTCAGATTATTTGAAGGCATTTGGACATTATGTACTAGCTATCCCGATCCAAGATTATGGAATAATCGAGTTGCCGCGTTAGCGGGTACGGTTAGAAGCACTGCTGCGTTAGCTATAGGAGCAGCCAATGCCGTCTCCGAAGCATCGATCTATGGGCGGCGGCCAGATATTCGGGCTATTGATTTTTTACTGCGGACAAAATGCCAATTAGATAAGGGTGCCGATATAGAAGAGCTTGTCAGTAAAGAATTAAAAAAATACAAATTTATTCCAGGATATGGTCGCCCTATTACCAGAAAAGACGAGCGCATTGAACCGCTTATGGCTTTAGCTGGAGAATTAGGTTTTAACCAAGGTCCTCATTTGAAGCTTGCATTTGCTATCGAAGAAATTCTGCTAAAAGGTCGATGGCGCTTGTATATGAATATTGCTGCTGTGACAGCAGCACTAGCAGCCGACCAGGGGCTGTCTCGCCATGAATATTATCATTATGCTGTCTTGAGTTTTTCTGCAGGCATGTTTCCTTGCTATTTGGATGCACTAAAAAAGCCAGAAGGTGCCTTTTTCCCCCTGCGTTGTGATCGAATTAAATATGAAGGTAAACCTCGCTGTGCCTGGTAA
- a CDS encoding citryl-CoA lyase has product MSKEREVIHSRIWEEIAEPDNPFAAATCYCSGYDVYGDLLGKVSWIEYLYLLLKQERPAPGKAKLLEGLAVAVANPGPREHSVRAAMCAGVGGSTSASSLMAALAVGAGQLNGAHEVVVAMTYWQDCGKNLMAWQKRLKHPLQEERADIWLPLEHPPGFDPHGASCATPVRQTLALLAKYHSEGVLTWLQQHRLELEAVANCPLAMSGVAAAAMIDLDFSVQQGEMLYLLLRLPGAAAHALEQQEYGWRRYPFFAHGLKLSTEPQL; this is encoded by the coding sequence ATGAGCAAGGAACGGGAGGTTATCCATAGCCGGATTTGGGAGGAAATTGCAGAACCAGATAACCCTTTTGCGGCGGCGACTTGCTATTGTTCCGGGTATGATGTTTACGGGGACTTGCTAGGTAAAGTCAGTTGGATTGAATATTTATACCTGCTCTTAAAACAAGAGCGCCCCGCTCCAGGTAAGGCCAAGCTTTTGGAGGGACTTGCCGTGGCTGTCGCTAATCCAGGGCCGCGGGAACATAGCGTTCGTGCCGCCATGTGTGCCGGAGTGGGGGGCTCCACCTCCGCTTCCTCGCTGATGGCTGCCCTTGCGGTCGGTGCTGGTCAGTTAAATGGTGCCCACGAAGTGGTTGTGGCTATGACCTATTGGCAGGACTGCGGTAAAAATTTAATGGCCTGGCAGAAGCGTCTTAAGCATCCCCTGCAAGAGGAACGGGCTGATATTTGGTTGCCCTTGGAGCATCCTCCTGGTTTTGATCCCCATGGTGCCAGTTGCGCCACGCCGGTGCGGCAAACCCTCGCTTTGTTGGCAAAGTATCACTCCGAAGGTGTTTTAACGTGGTTGCAGCAACATCGGTTGGAACTTGAGGCTGTGGCCAATTGCCCGTTAGCGATGAGCGGGGTAGCCGCTGCAGCAATGATCGATCTGGATTTTAGTGTCCAGCAAGGTGAGATGCTGTATCTGTTACTCCGTTTGCCTGGAGCAGCCGCTCATGCTTTGGAGCAGCAAGAGTATGGCTGGCGCCGCTATCCGTTTTTTGCCCATGGTTTGAAACTGAGCACTGAACCGCAATTGTAA
- a CDS encoding ABC transporter substrate-binding protein, whose product MGLGMVSAAFASLSSVAVIYPEIREPYRSIFLDIIRGIKNELKTPIKSYALEKNYSIEMLKEKLEKEEINVIIALGGRGLLIARELQSLFRVVVGAVLVAPDGTELTGLSLAPDPQIFFQRVKEFTPDVQRITVIYSQEHNGWLIKRAEQTIRQYELELNALPAKSLREAASLYRDVLNKLKSGTDAIWLLQDKTLDEQTILPLILQEAWERNLVVFSSNLSHLKRGVLFALYPDNENMGRSLAELALKQMQNSENIPLGIKPLHNLLVAFNIRTAEHLGLKLTSQMKREFGLIFPLQ is encoded by the coding sequence ATGGGATTAGGTATGGTGTCGGCAGCATTTGCCAGTCTATCCTCGGTAGCCGTTATTTATCCAGAAATCCGCGAACCGTATCGGAGCATCTTTCTCGATATCATTAGGGGCATTAAGAATGAGTTAAAAACGCCAATAAAGTCCTATGCGCTGGAGAAAAATTATAGCATTGAAATGTTAAAAGAGAAACTTGAAAAAGAGGAAATAAATGTCATTATTGCCCTCGGGGGCCGCGGCTTGTTAATAGCAAGAGAATTACAATCCCTGTTTAGGGTAGTTGTCGGTGCCGTATTGGTTGCTCCCGACGGCACCGAGTTGACAGGGCTTTCCCTGGCTCCCGATCCCCAAATTTTTTTTCAAAGAGTTAAAGAGTTTACACCTGATGTTCAGCGAATTACAGTGATTTATAGTCAAGAGCATAATGGTTGGCTTATCAAGCGGGCTGAGCAAACCATCAGGCAGTATGAGTTAGAACTCAATGCATTGCCAGCAAAAAGTCTCCGTGAAGCAGCAAGTTTGTACCGCGATGTCTTGAATAAATTAAAAAGCGGAACAGATGCCATTTGGTTGTTGCAAGACAAAACCCTCGATGAACAGACAATTTTGCCGCTGATATTACAAGAAGCCTGGGAGAGAAATTTAGTCGTATTTTCCAGTAATTTGTCTCATCTGAAAAGGGGGGTTCTTTTTGCCTTATACCCAGACAACGAGAATATGGGGCGCAGTCTCGCCGAGCTTGCCTTAAAGCAAATGCAAAATAGTGAAAATATTCCATTAGGCATCAAGCCGTTACACAATCTCTTGGTTGCTTTCAATATTCGTACCGCTGAGCACCTAGGACTTAAACTGACAAGCCAGATGAAGCGGGAATTTGGTTTGATTTTTCCGCTGCAGTAG
- a CDS encoding TonB-dependent receptor plug domain-containing protein — MFPHNMFFLIRIVFCLFILHTVDALALSPGMDEEEALLGLYGDKEMISIATGNSKPIAKAPAVATVITAEDIKEIGATDLDEVLETVPGLHVARNPRGYNPIYTFRGIFSQFNSQVLVLINGIPITNLFFGDRNQVWGGMPVQAIARIEVIRGPGSAIYGADAFAGVINIITKTKEDIKGTEVGARAGSFDTWDTWTLHGGAWSGFDIAVMLEYGDTDGQQETIDADAQTFLDSRFGTDVSLAPGPVNLQRENFDARLDIARGHWRLRAGLQRRRNVGTGAGVAEALDPKGRFASDRWNADLTYYNPEFFNENWNVKAQLSYLDTSQEVEEDVRLFPRGADFGGIPEPDFPVGVIGNPEVFERHIRFNMSAFYTGFKQHQIRAGVGMHYGDLYDVKEVKNFTLDSRGLPRPLGSLRDVTGDLSQAFLRERDRKNYYLFLQDVWRFSNDWELTAGVRYDHFSDFGNTINPRLALVWLTRYNLTTKLLYGRAFRAPSFAELFNINNPVALGNPNLDPENLETLELSLDYHPTNELHLTLSLFHYWWNDIIQFIPHPKTNINTAQNAGKQTGFGAELEAGWKLTPNFHLLSNYAFQQSTDEQTDENAGNAPHHQIYLRGNWEFLPHWHLSPQFNWVIDRARASGDNRIEIDDYSIFDLTLRRRAIKEHWEVAFSVRNLFDVDAREPSPVGTLVTPIPHDLPLAGRSFFGELRLHF, encoded by the coding sequence ATGTTCCCTCATAATATGTTCTTTCTCATTCGTATCGTTTTTTGCTTATTCATTCTACATACAGTCGATGCTTTAGCTTTAAGCCCAGGGATGGATGAGGAAGAAGCTTTGCTTGGCTTATATGGGGATAAGGAGATGATCAGCATTGCTACTGGCAATAGCAAGCCCATTGCCAAGGCCCCTGCAGTGGCAACAGTCATCACTGCGGAAGACATTAAAGAAATTGGCGCAACAGATCTAGACGAGGTATTGGAAACCGTACCGGGATTGCATGTGGCAAGAAATCCTCGGGGGTATAACCCTATTTACACCTTTCGCGGCATCTTCTCTCAATTTAATTCACAAGTGCTAGTATTGATTAACGGCATACCCATCACCAATCTTTTTTTTGGGGACCGAAACCAGGTCTGGGGTGGCATGCCGGTACAAGCCATTGCCCGCATTGAAGTGATTCGGGGGCCAGGTTCGGCGATTTACGGAGCTGATGCCTTTGCTGGTGTAATCAATATTATTACCAAAACCAAAGAAGATATAAAAGGCACTGAAGTGGGGGCACGTGCAGGAAGCTTTGATACCTGGGATACTTGGACGCTTCATGGAGGTGCTTGGAGTGGTTTTGATATCGCGGTGATGCTGGAGTATGGGGATACCGATGGTCAGCAGGAAACTATTGATGCGGATGCCCAAACTTTTTTGGACAGCCGGTTTGGCACTGATGTTTCTCTAGCTCCCGGTCCCGTGAATTTGCAGCGAGAGAATTTCGATGCCCGCTTAGATATTGCCCGAGGGCATTGGCGTCTGCGGGCAGGCTTGCAGCGAAGGCGAAATGTTGGCACGGGTGCCGGGGTTGCAGAGGCCCTGGATCCTAAGGGTCGCTTTGCTAGCGATCGATGGAATGCAGATCTGACTTATTATAACCCTGAATTCTTTAATGAAAATTGGAATGTTAAGGCACAACTCAGCTATTTGGATACCAGCCAGGAAGTCGAAGAAGATGTCCGACTATTTCCACGGGGAGCAGATTTTGGCGGGATTCCTGAACCAGATTTTCCAGTCGGGGTGATTGGAAACCCCGAAGTCTTTGAACGCCACATTCGCTTTAATATGTCAGCTTTTTACACAGGGTTTAAGCAACACCAGATTCGCGCGGGTGTGGGCATGCATTATGGCGATCTCTATGATGTTAAAGAAGTCAAGAATTTCACATTGGATTCTAGAGGGTTGCCCCGTCCCCTTGGAAGTTTGAGAGATGTCACGGGGGACCTGTCCCAGGCTTTCCTGCGTGAGCGAGACCGGAAGAATTATTATTTATTCTTGCAAGATGTCTGGCGTTTTTCCAATGATTGGGAACTTACCGCCGGTGTGCGCTACGATCATTTCTCGGATTTTGGTAATACCATCAACCCTCGACTCGCCTTGGTTTGGCTGACTCGATACAATCTGACGACCAAACTTCTTTATGGCCGTGCTTTTCGAGCCCCTTCTTTTGCTGAACTATTTAATATTAATAATCCAGTAGCTCTGGGTAATCCTAATCTGGATCCGGAGAACCTTGAAACCCTGGAATTGTCTTTAGATTACCACCCCACCAATGAGCTGCATTTGACCCTAAGTTTGTTTCATTATTGGTGGAATGACATTATTCAATTTATTCCTCACCCGAAGACTAACATAAATACTGCTCAAAATGCCGGCAAACAAACGGGTTTTGGGGCGGAGTTGGAGGCAGGCTGGAAGCTTACCCCTAATTTTCATCTGTTAAGCAATTATGCTTTTCAACAGTCGACGGATGAACAGACAGATGAGAATGCAGGCAATGCGCCTCATCACCAGATTTACCTCCGTGGAAATTGGGAGTTTCTACCCCATTGGCACTTAAGTCCTCAGTTTAATTGGGTTATAGATCGAGCACGCGCATCGGGTGATAACCGAATTGAAATTGACGATTACAGTATTTTCGATTTAACCCTGCGCCGGAGAGCTATCAAAGAACATTGGGAAGTTGCTTTTTCCGTGCGCAATTTATTTGATGTTGACGCCCGTGAGCCCAGTCCAGTAGGTACTCTAGTCACTCCCATTCCCCATGATCTTCCCTTAGCAGGGCGAAGTTTTTTTGGAGAGCTTCGGCTTCATTTTTAG